The stretch of DNA CGCCGACCTGGCCCATCACGTCGCCCTCGCGGTAGTTGATGCCGGCGTCGAACTTCAGCTCGTCCACCAGCAGCGCGACCTTCTCGGCCGAGCCGGCGCTGCCGACCACGCGATCGGCTCCGGCGAGACGGGCGAACTGGCCGACGAGGCTGCCCACGGCGCCGGCCGCGGCCGACACGAACACCGAGTCGCCGGGCTGGAACGCCGCGACGTCGAACAGGCCGGCGTAGGCGGTCATGCCGGGCATCCCCAGCACGCCGAGGAAGTAGGAGGACGGGAGGCCGTTGAGCTCGACCTTCGTCGCGTACTGGTCGGCCAGCACGGCGTGCTCACGCCAGCCCAGGCCGTGGCGCACGATGCTGCCGACGGGCAGCGCGTCGGAGCGCGACTCGACGACGACGCCGATGGCCCCGCCGTCGAGGGGGTGGTCGAGCTTGAACGGCGGGACGTAGGACTTCACGTCATTCATGCGGGGGCGCATGTACGGGTCGACGGTGAGCACGATGTTCTCCACCAGCACGTCGCCGTCGCGCAGGTCGCGCAGCTCGCGCTCGACGAACCGGTAGGTCTCGGCTCCCGGCAGACCGGTGGGGCGCTGGGCCAGATGGATCTCGCGGGTCGTGGTGGTCATGCTCGTCCTCCCGTTCGGGTCGCCGCTGCGCGGCGGTGGTCCGGGCTCGCGTCGACGCGGTCCACCCGGCTCCGGCCATCGTAGGGACCCACCCCGACGCGTGCCCTCAGCCGGGCGGGCGACCGCCGCCCATCCCTCCTCCCGACGGTGGGCCTCCACGCCCGCCGCCCGTGAGCGAGCGGGTGCTCGCCTCGTCACTGCTCGGGAGCGCGGCCTCGAGATCCGCGACCACGACCTGCTCGCCCTTGTCGACACCCTCGGTGACGGCGGCGGAGGTGGCCCCCATCGTCCCCAGCGTGACCTGCCGCCGCTCGACCTCGCCGTCGGCCAGCACCAGGACGCTGCCCTGGGTCGCCGTCCGGCGGGTCACCGCCGAGGCAGGCACGGTGACGACGTCCGACGCCGTCCCCGTGACGATCGCGACGACTGCCGCCGAGCCCTCGGGCGCCGCGAGGTCGTCGTCGAGCGTGACCGTGACGCTGTACGTGGTCGTGGACGCCTGCTCGTCCGACGCCTCCGGCACCAGGCCGACGGCCGAGACCGTGCCGCGCGCGGCGGTGGCCGATCCTGGCGTGACGGTGGCGGCCTGCCCGACCTCGATCGCGGCGAGGTCGTCGACGGGAACGCTGACGGTCGCCGTGGTGTCGCCCTCGCCGATCAGTACGAGAGCGGCGTCAGACGTGGAGACCTCGTCACCGGCAGCGATGCCGACGGACATGACCGTGCCGTCGAACGGGGCGGTCAGGGTCGCCGCCGCGAGGTCGGTCTTGGCGGAGGTCAGCGCGGCCTCGGCCGTGTCGACATCGGCCTGCGCCGAGGCGAGGTCCGCGGCGGTCGCGGTGGTGCCCGACGAGCTCCCCGACCCGGAGCCGGAGCCTGAGCTCCCCGCGTCGGGCTGGGCGCCCTGACCCGGCGTCTGGCCGGTGGTGCCGCCGGAGTCCCGGTCCTGGCCCGCGGCCTTCCCGGAGTCCTGCTCCTTCGTCTCGTCCTTCGTGTCAGCGCTGCCTCCGGAGGCATCGGCCGAGCCGGCGTCCTTCTCCAGTTGCTTCACGGCGTCACCCAAGGTCGAGCCGAGGGCCTCCAGCGCGGACTGCAGCGCATCCTGTTGCTCCGCGACGACGTCCTGCGCCTCCTGCACGGCGGTGAGCGCGTCCTGGCACTCCTGCGAGATCGCCGTCGCGGTCGCGGGGTCCTCCTCCTCGCAGGCGGCCTGCTGCGCCGCGAGTGCCGCCTTCGCCGCGGTGATGGCATCGGTGGCGGCGCTCTGGGCCGACTTCACCGTCTCCTGCTCAGCGGCCAGCTCGGCGAGCGCGTCCTTCAGCCTGTCGCTGGTCGAGGCGAAGGTCATGGGCGACGAGGACGACTCCGTGTAGAGCGCCGGGGTCACCGTGCCGGCGTCCGTGGCCGACGACTCCGTCGCGCTCCCGCCCCCGCCGGATGCCCGGGTGACCGTGTCGATCTGGCCGTCCTCGACGTCGTCCAGGTAGGCCTCGGCGTCGGCCAGGTCGGCCCGCGCCTCGATGACGGCCGCATTCAGGTCGCTCGCGTCGAGCGTGGCGAGCACGTCGCCCGCCTCGACCTCGTCGCCGACCTCCACCGCCACCTTCCTCACCGTGCCGTCGGTCGCGAACACGAGATCGGACCGCTGCGACGCGGCGATCGTGCCGTCGTACGACACGATCTGCTCGACGTCGCCGCGCGTGGCCGCGACGGTCCGGTAGCGGTCCTCCCCTGCGGTCGAGGAGGCAGCGAACAGCCCCACGCCCACGACCGTGGCGGCCGCGACCGCGGCGACGCCCAGGCGCCTGCTGACGTGGATCACGCCGCCTCGCCCTCGTCCTGCTGCGTCGAGTCGTCAGCAGGCGCGTCACCGCGCCGGCCGGAGCCGCGCGTCACGCACTCGCCGTCGGCGGCCGCGCTGATCTGGATCGAGGTCGCTTTCACGGCTCCGGTGGAGTCGGTCTCGCCCCGGGTCTGGAGGCACACGCCGACCTTCACGTCATCGGCGTCGGCCTTCGCCGTGGTCGTGTAGGTCGTGTCGTCGCCGACGGTGATCTTCACGTCGCTGGTCTCGTCGGACCCGGGCGTGCTCGACGCGACCGTGAACCCGCTACCGGAGACCGCGGTGACCTCACCGGCCGTCATGCCGCCGCCAGGTGCGCCACCGGGGCGCTCACCCTGCGGTGCCGACGGCGGCTCTTGCCCCTCGGGGGCACCGCTGGGCCGGTCGGTCGGTCGCTCGCCGCCCCCGGGGCCGCCGCCCCCGAAGCCGTCGGCACACTCGCCGTCGGCCTGCTGGGTGACCCGGACCGACGTCGCGGTCACCGCGTCGCCCGATCCCCCGCCCGTCACGACGACGCACGAGCCCTTCGTGACGTCCTCGAGGGACCCGCTCACCTGACGCGTGAACGTCGTCGAGTCCGTCCAGGTGACGGCGGTCTGGCTGGAGGAGCCCTGGACCTGGGCGGTCGAGCCGTCGACGGCGGCGACCTTCCCCGATCCGGGCTGACCTCCGGCGCGGGCACCGCCGCCCGCCTGCTGGGACTGCTGCTGCTCGGACGAGGCCGCCTGCGTGTCGGAGTCCTCGTCACCACAGGCGGCGAGCGAGAACGCGAGGGTCAAGGCTGTGGCGGTCAGGGCGAAGGTGCGCTTCATGGTTGCTCCAGTCATGGTGGGGTTCATTCGCTTCGGAGGGCTTCGATGGGGGTGAGCCGGGCGGCGCGGCTGGCGGGGTAGACCCCGAAGCCGAGGCCGAGGGCCAGGGAGGTCGCGAGCGCCAGCGCCGTGGCGACCGCGGAGACGGACACGGGCTGGTCGATCAGCGGAGGCAGGGCCCACGCGCCGACCAGGCCCAGGGCGACGCCGGCGAGGCCGCCCGCGAGGCCGAGGATGGAAGCCTCGACGAGGAACTGGCGACCGATCACCGACGGCGTCGCGCCGAGGGCCTTGCGCAGGCCGATCTCGCGGATCCGCTCGGTCACCGAGACGAGCATGATGTTCATGACGCCGATGCCGCCGACGAGCAGCGAGATGGCCGCGACGCCGCCGAGCAGGACTGTCAGGGTCCGATTCGTCGAGTTCGCCGTCTCCAGCAGTGCCGCCTGGCTCGTGATCGTGAAGTCGGCCTCGTCGTCGCCGGTGATGCCGTGCAGGTTCGTCATCAGCGCCTCGATCTCCTGGTAGGCCGCCGAGAGCCGGTCCGCGGACGCGGCCTCCACGTAGACCGAGGAGAGCGTCGTGCCGGTAGATCCGGTCGCGGCGGCGGCGGCCGCCAGGGGCACCACCGCGGTGTCGTCCTGGCTCGTCTCGGAGGAGGAGCCGCCCGAAGACTCCAGCACCCCGATCACGGTGAACGCCGACCCGTTGACCGTCACCTTCTGGCCGACGGGCGACCCGACGGCGAAGAGCTCGGTGGCCGTGTCGGGCCCGATGACCATGACTTTGGCGCCGGACTCCGCCTCGGCCGCGGTGAAGAAGCGGCCGGACGCGATCTCGCGGTTGCGCACCGACGCCCACGACGGCGTCGTGCCCACCAGCGAGGTCGTCCAGTTGGTCGTGCCGTTGACGAGAGACACCGACGAGGAGGTGGCGGGCGCCACGGCCCGGACGTCGGGCACGACCGTCTCGTCGGCGATCGCGACCGCGTCGGAGAGCGTCAGCGTCGTCGCCGACCCGAAGCCGCCCCGCTGCCCCTCGCTGGTGGAGCTGCCGGGCGCGACCACCAGCAGGTTGCTGCCGAGCGAGTCGATCTGCTCGGCGACCTCGTCCTGCGCCCCCTGGCCCAGGCCGACGGTCAGGATCACCGACGAGACGCCGATGATGATGCCGAGCATCGTCAGCGCCGATCGCAGGGCGTGGGCGCGGACGGCCTCGAGGCCGGTGCGGAACGTCTCGGCCCAGTTCATGCGAGGCTCCGGACCGAGGACTCGACCACGCGGCCGTCCCGCACGACGACCTGACGGTCGGCGCGCTCGGCCACGTCGTGCTCGTGCGTGATGAGGACGATCGTGCGGCCCATTCCCGACAGCTCGTCGAGGAGCGCCAGGACGTCCGCCGTGGACCTCGAGTCGAGGTTGCCCGTGGGCTCGTCAGCCAGCACCATCGCCGGGTCGGTCACCAGCGCCCGCGCCACGGCGACGCGTTGCTGCTGGCCGCCGGAGAGCTCGCCCGGGCGGTGGTCGGCGCGGTCGCCCAGCCCGACGCGGGCCAGCGCGGCGACCGAGCGCTCGCGGCGCTCGTCGCGGCCGACCCCGGCATAGACGAGCGGAAGCTCCACGTTGCGCCACGCGGGCAGGCTCGGCAGCAGGTTGAACTGCTGGAACACGAAGCCGATGAGGCGGTTGCGGACGTCCGCCAGGCGGACCTCGTCCAGCGTAGAGACGTCCTCGCCGGCGAGCCGGTAGGACCCGTGGGTGGGCACGTCGAGGCAGCCGAGGATGTTCATGAGCGTCGACTTGCCCGAGCCGGATGGCCCGACGATCGCGACGTACTCCCCCTCCTCGATGTCGAGCGTCACGCCGTCCAACGCGGCCACCTCGAGAGCGCCAGTGGCGTACACCTTGCGCACGTCGCGCAAGGAGAGCAGCGCGCTCACTGGTCGCCTCCGGGCATGGCCGGGGCAGCGCCGCCGGGCATCCCGCCACCGGGGAAGCCCCCGGTGCCGCCGCCGGGCATCCCGCCCTGGCCTGCGCTGCCGCCGCCGGGCCGGCGGGTCGTCTGCTCGTACCGGACGGTGTCGCCCTCACTGAGCCCGGAGACGATCTCGGTGGTCATGCCGAAGGTGTCGCCGATCTCGACCTCGGTCCTGGTCGCCGTGCCGTCGGCCACCTTCGTGACGTACGTCGTGTCGCCCTCGGTGGTGACCGCGGCGGTCGGGACGGTCAGGACGTCGTCGCGGGACTCCACGATGATCGAGACGTCGGCCGAGGTTCCCGCGTAGAGGTCCTCCTGCTCGCCCGTCAGCGCGACGGTGACGGGGAACGTCGCCGTGCCGTCGGTGCCGGTCTGGGCGACCCGGCCCACGCTCTGCACCGTGCCGAAGACCGGGGCGGTCGCGCCCGTCGGGGTGATCTCGGCCTGCATGCCCTTCGCGATGCGCTCGACGTCGCTGGCCGAGACGTCGGCGGTCAGGACGAAGCGCCGCGGCGTGATCACGGTGATGCCCGAGGTGTCGGCGGAGGTCGTGGCCGCGCCTGTCGCGCCCGAGGCGGAACCGCCACCGGACGAGCCCACCCGGTCGCCCTTCTCGTAGCCGACCGAGGCGACCAGGCCCGAGAAGGGAGCCGTCAGCGTCGCCGCGTCCAGTGCGTCCTGCGCCTCGGCGACGTCGGCCGTCGCGCTGTCCACCCGCGCCGCGTTCGCGGCCTGCTGGGCCAAGGTCTCGCTGCCGTCGTTCGCGGCAGTCGTCTCAGCCGCCGTCAACTGGGCCCGGGCCGAGGCCAGGGCCGCCTCCAGCGCCGACGTGTCGATCGACGCGAGCATCTCGCCCCGGCGGACCGTGTCGCCCTCGGCGACCGCGACCTTCGTGACGCTCCCGGCCGACCCGAACGTCAGCGTGGAGGAGCGGCGCGCGGCGAGAGTGCCTGACCCGGTCACGGTGTCCTGCACGGTCGAGACGGTCGCTTCGGTGGTCGCGGTCGTGCCGGTCGCCCCGTCGGCGTCCGAGCGCCCGACGTACCAAGCCGCCGCCGCGACCACCACGACGACGGTCACCGCCATGAGCCGCCGGCGGCGGGTTCCCAGCACTCTCGCGATCGTTCCCATGCAGTCCTCCGTGTCGGTGTCGAGCACCACCGTGGACGGCCGAGATGTGACGTCGCTTCCACCCGCCTGTGACGAGCCTGTGGGGCTCGGGTGTGGCGCGTCTCACCGGCCGGAAAAGCCCGTCTCACCCCTCGATCCGGACAGCCCCGCGTGGGACACTGGCCAGACCATGTCGGGGGATCACAGCACCGGGTCCGGATCGGCCACCGCTCGCGCCCGCGGTGTTGCCGATCTGCTGCGCCATGCCCAGGAGGTGGCCCTCGAGCTGGAGGCCTCCGCGGCCGCCGAGGCCGAGCGCATCACCACCGAGGCCAGGCGCCTGCAGGCCGAGGCCCACCTGCTCTACGACGACGCCCGCCACGTGCGCGACGCCGCCCAGGCCCAGCTGGTCAACGTCACCGAGCAGCTCGACCGCGCGTCCGAGGACGCGGCCACGATCGTCGCCGACGCGAGCGAGCAGGCCACGATGCTGGTCCGCGACGCCGAGGAGCGCCGCGAGGCCGCCGAGCGCGACGCCGAGTCGGCGCTCGCGGAGGCGCGCGAGCGCACCGACGCGATGCTCACCGAGGCCGCGGTCGAGGCCGGCCGTCTCCTCTCCGACGCTCGCGAGAAGGCCGACGAGATCACCCGCCGGGCCGAGGAGCGCGCCGCCACCGTGGTGGGCACCGCCGAGGCCGACGCCGAGCGCCGCACCACCGAGGCCGAGGAGTACGTCGAGCGCATCGTCAACGAGGCCGAGCAGCACACCCTCGAGATCTCGCAGGCCGCCACGCGCAACGCCGAGATGGTCGTGGAGTCCGCGATCGACGAGGCCGACCGCGCCCGCTCGGAGTCCGAACGGCTGCTGAGCCACGCACGCGAGCAGGCCGAGAGCAGCATCGAGCACGCCCGGGCCGAGTCCGAGCGCACCATCGCGGCCGCCCGGGCCGAGCTCGACGACACCCGCACCACGATCGACCTCCTGGTCGGCAACGGCCGGCTCGAGGCCGAGCGGATGCGCCAGCAGGGCCACCGCGACGCCGCCAAGGTCCTGCGCCGCACGCACCTCGTGGCCGGTGGGCTCGCCGGCCGGATCCGCCAGCGGCTCTCCGCCCAGCTGGCCGAGGCCGAGGCTGCCGCAGCCGACCTGGCCGGGGCCGCCGACGACGTCCTCTCCGACGCCCAGGAGCGCGCCGAGCGGATCCTGATCGAGGCCGGCCTGGAGGCCACGCGACTGCGCTCGCAGGCCCAGGCCATGGCCGACGCCACGCAGGAACGCGCCTCCCGCCGCCTGGGGGAGGCCGAGTCGAGTGCCCGCCTGCTGCGCAGCCGGGTCAGCGACGAGGTCCTCACCACCCAGCGCGACGCGCTGCGCGAGAGCAAGGCCCGCCGCGACGAGGCCACTGCCCTGCTCGCCGAGGCGCGCGAGCGCCTGGCGCAGGCCAAGGAGGAGGCCGGCGTCCTCGTGGAGCGGGCCCGCAACGAGGCCGACGCCCTGCTGGTCGCGCGCGACCGCGCGGCCGACGAGCTGGCGCGCCTCTCCGACGTCATCACGGTTCTCTCGGGCCCTGACACCCATCACCCCGGCAACGAGGAGCACCCATCCGCATGACCGAATCCACCGCCGACTTCCGCATCGTGCTGCGCGGTTTCGACCCCGCCCAGGTCCAGGCCCGCGTCAACGAGCTGGAGGGCGAGATCGAGCACCTCCGCGAACGTCCCGACAGCGCTCCGGCGCCGGAGGAGCGCCCGCAGGAGCCCGCGTCGTTCGAGCACCTCGGCGAGCGGATGGTCCAGGTCCTGGCCCTCGCCCGCGAGGAGGCCGCCGAGCTGCGCGGGTCTGCCGAGGCGGAGGTGCAGGCCGCGCGCGCGGCCGCCCACGAGGAGATCGCCCGCCTCCGCGAGGAGGCGCAGGTCCATGCCGAGGCCACCCGGGCCGACGCCGAGGCCGAGGCGACCCGCACCGTGGAGGACGCCAGGAGCACCGCCGCCGACCTGCTCGACACCGCCGAGCGCGAGGTCGCCACCCGGCGCCACGAGGCCGAGACCCTCGTCGAACGCCAGCGCGCGAAGGCCGCCGCGGCGAACGCCGACTTCGAGGTGGCCATGGCGGCCCGGCGTGACGCCGCGGAGCAGCAGTTCAACGACGCCGAGGCCGAGCACCGGTCCCGGCTCGACGAGATCGAGCGCCGGGTCAGCGAGCAGCGCGCCGCCGCCGAGGCCGAGCGGGCCGACGCCGAGCGCGAGGCCCGACGCCTGATCGAGGACGCCCAGGCCCGCGCGAACGGCCTCGTCCACGACGCGAAGTCCACGGCCGACCGCATCCGGGCCGAGTCGGAACGAGAAGTTGCCGCCGCGATGCAACGACGCGACAGCATCAACGACCAGCTGGCCAACCTGCGCCAGATGCTGAGCACCCTCACCGGGGGCCCGGCGACCTCCAGGGACGACGCCACGACGTGAGGCGGGACACCCGTCCCGCGTCCCGACGGCCTGCGGCGTGCTTGTCCCCTCTGAGATGATGGTGACACCATGAGCAGCCCCACTTCCTCCTTCCGGACCGTCATGCGCGGGTACGATCCCGCCGAGGTCGACGCCCACATCGCCACGCTCAAGGAGCACGCGAAAGCCCTGCGCCAGCAGATCGCCGAGGTCGAGGAGCGGCTGGCCTCGGTCACCGAGCCCAACTTCTCCCACCTGGGCGCGCGCGTGGGCCAGATCCTGAGCCTCGCCGAGGAGGAGTCGGCCACGCTGCGCAAGGCCACGGCCAAGGAGATCGAGAAGCAGCGCACCGACGCCGCCGACGCCGTGCGCCGGCTCCGCAAGGAGGCCGACGCCTACGACGTCGCCACGCGCCGCGAGGCCGACGAGTACGCCGGCGCCACCCGCCGTGAGGCCGACGACTACGCCGAGGCCACCCGCGCCGAGGCGCAGGCCGAGGCCGACCAGGTGCGCAAGCAGGCCCTCGACGAGGCCGCGAAGGTCACGCAGGCCGCGCAGGCCGAGCTCGACCGGATCACGGCCGAGCACCAGCGCGCCGTCGCCGACTTCGAGAAGGACCTCGCTGCTCGCCGGGCCGACGCCGAGGCCAAGCGGGTCGAGGCCGAGCGCACCGAGCGCGAGCGCACCGACGAGGCCCACCGCCAGGCGATCTCCATCGTCGAGAAGGCCAAGGCCGAGGCTGAGCGCGTCCGCCTCGAGTCCGAGCGCGAGGTCGCCGAGATCGAGCGCCGCCGCGAGAGCATCAACGCTCAGCTCACCAACGTGCGTCGTGCGCTGGCCGGTCTGACCGGCGAGGAGGCGCAGGGCGAGCAGGGCGCGCTCTTCGAGGCCTCGAACGACCGCGCCTGATCCACCGCACGAAATCGTGGCCCGCCCCTCGGGGCGGGCCATTTTCGTGCTCGAACGGCTGTCATTTCCGCGCGCAATGAGTCATCATCATCCCCATGGATCACATCCGCCACATCGGCGCCGCGGCGGCCGTGGCCGTCGTCGTGACGGCGCTCGCCGGGGGCGCCGTGGTCGTGGCCCAGGAGCGCGACGGCGTCCGCAACCGCTCGGAGAGCACCGTGGTCGCGCCGGCCGCGGCCAAGCCGGCACTGCGGCTGAGCGCCACGCCCCGCACCGTCGACGCCGGCAAGGTCATCACCTTCCGCGTCCGGACGTCCACGAAGCACCCGCGATCCGTGCGCCTGCAGCGCTGGGACGCGCGGCGCAAGGTTTGGCGCAATGCCGCCAAGCGGACCGTGCGCGCCAGTGCAACCATCCGGCTCAAGCCCGCGACCGGCAGCGTCCGCTACCGCGCCGTCGCGCCACGCGTGAAGCACCGCTCCGGGGGTCGCACCCACGTCCACGCCACCGCGCGCACGAAGACCCTCGTCGTCACCGCGCGGGCGGTGAAGCGGACCGTGCCCTCGCGCCCCGCCACGCTGACCGCCGACGAGAAGACCCTGCTGACGGCAGTGCGGTCGGCCAGGACGACCTACGCACGCCCCGGGATCCAGGGTGCCGCGGATCGCGGCGCCGAGGCCTGTCTCACCGCGTCCGCACGCCGCCACTCCGCCTGGATGGCGTCGCTCGGCCGCGCCGTCGATCCCGGGTCCGCCGAGCACCGAGCGGCCGCGCGGCCCCTGCCGGTGGCCGACTGTCCCGGACGCACCGTCACCACCGTCACGCGCGCCGTCGGCGGGTCCACCGCGGCCGCCGCCGTCCAGGGCTCTGTCGACGCCTGGCTGTCGTCCCCCTACGGCGAGACCGGCCGCCTGCTGTCGGCCTGCCACGACGCCCCCGGCTTCGAGTACGGCATCGCCGCGCCCGTGGTCGGCGACACCCGGTGGCTCACCGTCCTGGTCGCCTCGGACACCAGCGCGACCACCGGCTCGGGAGCGTGCTGATGGTCGCCCTGCCCGGGACGCAGCCGCGCCTTTCGGAGTACGCCCAGCACGTGGTCCGACGCTTCACGTACGGCCACAACGGCCGGCTCGAGGCCGACGTCCTGCGCCACCGTGACGTCGATGCCTGGTTCGAGGCCCAGCTGTCCCCCGGACGCGACCCGGAGGCCGACGCCACCCTGGCCTGGTTCCCGCACCTCAAGGACTCGCCCGCGGTCGCGTGGCAGAACGCGCGGGACGGGGTCTACGGCGGCTGGCAGTACGGCAACGACCTCGTCCGCCACTCCCTCTGCCGGCGCGTCGTAGCCGTGAACCAGGTGCACGAGGTGATGGTCGACTTCTGGTCCAACCTGCTGCACATCCCGGCGGGCGAGGACTCGAGCTTCCCGTGGCGCATGCACTACGACACCACCGCCATCCGCCCGCACGCGCTCGGGACGTACCGCGCACTGCTGCGCGCCGCCGTGACCCACCCGTCGATGTCGGGCTACCTGTCGAACCACCGCAACACCAAGGCCCAGATCAACGAGAACCTGGGTCGCGAGCTGCTCGAGCTCTACACCGTCGGGCGAGCCGCCGGGTACACCGAGGACGACGTCAAGAGCTCGGCCCGGCTGCTCACGGGGTTCACCGTGGCCGTCGGCAAGGACTACGCCGCCGGGTACGACCCGAGCCGTCACCACGTCGGGGCCGTCACCGTCC from Aeromicrobium phoceense encodes:
- a CDS encoding NADP-dependent oxidoreductase; amino-acid sequence: MTTTTREIHLAQRPTGLPGAETYRFVERELRDLRDGDVLVENIVLTVDPYMRPRMNDVKSYVPPFKLDHPLDGGAIGVVVESRSDALPVGSIVRHGLGWREHAVLADQYATKVELNGLPSSYFLGVLGMPGMTAYAGLFDVAAFQPGDSVFVSAAAGAVGSLVGQFARLAGADRVVGSAGSAEKVALLVDELKFDAGINYREGDVMGQVGAAFPDGFDVYFDNVGGDHLEAALEHINERGRMALCGSISGYNDPNASGPRNMFKAVGKRLTLRGFIVSDHESLRPEFEQKVGQWLRDGDLAYRETTWNGLDAMPEAFAGLLTGANTGKAIVRLREDPTA
- a CDS encoding biotin/lipoyl-binding protein, encoding MIHVSRRLGVAAVAAATVVGVGLFAASSTAGEDRYRTVAATRGDVEQIVSYDGTIAASQRSDLVFATDGTVRKVAVEVGDEVEAGDVLATLDASDLNAAVIEARADLADAEAYLDDVEDGQIDTVTRASGGGGSATESSATDAGTVTPALYTESSSSPMTFASTSDRLKDALAELAAEQETVKSAQSAATDAITAAKAALAAQQAACEEEDPATATAISQECQDALTAVQEAQDVVAEQQDALQSALEALGSTLGDAVKQLEKDAGSADASGGSADTKDETKEQDSGKAAGQDRDSGGTTGQTPGQGAQPDAGSSGSGSGSGSSSGTTATAADLASAQADVDTAEAALTSAKTDLAAATLTAPFDGTVMSVGIAAGDEVSTSDAALVLIGEGDTTATVSVPVDDLAAIEVGQAATVTPGSATAARGTVSAVGLVPEASDEQASTTTYSVTVTLDDDLAAPEGSAAVVAIVTGTASDVVTVPASAVTRRTATQGSVLVLADGEVERRQVTLGTMGATSAAVTEGVDKGEQVVVADLEAALPSSDEASTRSLTGGGRGGPPSGGGMGGGRPPG
- a CDS encoding ABC transporter permease — its product is MNWAETFRTGLEAVRAHALRSALTMLGIIIGVSSVILTVGLGQGAQDEVAEQIDSLGSNLLVVAPGSSTSEGQRGGFGSATTLTLSDAVAIADETVVPDVRAVAPATSSSVSLVNGTTNWTTSLVGTTPSWASVRNREIASGRFFTAAEAESGAKVMVIGPDTATELFAVGSPVGQKVTVNGSAFTVIGVLESSGGSSSETSQDDTAVVPLAAAAAATGSTGTTLSSVYVEAASADRLSAAYQEIEALMTNLHGITGDDEADFTITSQAALLETANSTNRTLTVLLGGVAAISLLVGGIGVMNIMLVSVTERIREIGLRKALGATPSVIGRQFLVEASILGLAGGLAGVALGLVGAWALPPLIDQPVSVSAVATALALATSLALGLGFGVYPASRAARLTPIEALRSE
- a CDS encoding ATP-binding cassette domain-containing protein, translating into MSALLSLRDVRKVYATGALEVAALDGVTLDIEEGEYVAIVGPSGSGKSTLMNILGCLDVPTHGSYRLAGEDVSTLDEVRLADVRNRLIGFVFQQFNLLPSLPAWRNVELPLVYAGVGRDERRERSVAALARVGLGDRADHRPGELSGGQQQRVAVARALVTDPAMVLADEPTGNLDSRSTADVLALLDELSGMGRTIVLITHEHDVAERADRQVVVRDGRVVESSVRSLA
- a CDS encoding efflux RND transporter periplasmic adaptor subunit is translated as MGTIARVLGTRRRRLMAVTVVVVVAAAAWYVGRSDADGATGTTATTEATVSTVQDTVTGSGTLAARRSSTLTFGSAGSVTKVAVAEGDTVRRGEMLASIDTSALEAALASARAQLTAAETTAANDGSETLAQQAANAARVDSATADVAEAQDALDAATLTAPFSGLVASVGYEKGDRVGSSGGGSASGATGAATTSADTSGITVITPRRFVLTADVSASDVERIAKGMQAEITPTGATAPVFGTVQSVGRVAQTGTDGTATFPVTVALTGEQEDLYAGTSADVSIIVESRDDVLTVPTAAVTTEGDTTYVTKVADGTATRTEVEIGDTFGMTTEIVSGLSEGDTVRYEQTTRRPGGGSAGQGGMPGGGTGGFPGGGMPGGAAPAMPGGDQ
- a CDS encoding cellulose-binding protein, which encodes MTESTADFRIVLRGFDPAQVQARVNELEGEIEHLRERPDSAPAPEERPQEPASFEHLGERMVQVLALAREEAAELRGSAEAEVQAARAAAHEEIARLREEAQVHAEATRADAEAEATRTVEDARSTAADLLDTAEREVATRRHEAETLVERQRAKAAAANADFEVAMAARRDAAEQQFNDAEAEHRSRLDEIERRVSEQRAAAEAERADAEREARRLIEDAQARANGLVHDAKSTADRIRAESEREVAAAMQRRDSINDQLANLRQMLSTLTGGPATSRDDATT
- a CDS encoding DivIVA domain-containing protein — translated: MSSPTSSFRTVMRGYDPAEVDAHIATLKEHAKALRQQIAEVEERLASVTEPNFSHLGARVGQILSLAEEESATLRKATAKEIEKQRTDAADAVRRLRKEADAYDVATRREADEYAGATRREADDYAEATRAEAQAEADQVRKQALDEAAKVTQAAQAELDRITAEHQRAVADFEKDLAARRADAEAKRVEAERTERERTDEAHRQAISIVEKAKAEAERVRLESEREVAEIERRRESINAQLTNVRRALAGLTGEEAQGEQGALFEASNDRA
- a CDS encoding DUF1800 family protein yields the protein MAHRPGRLGHQRDHRLGSVLMVALPGTQPRLSEYAQHVVRRFTYGHNGRLEADVLRHRDVDAWFEAQLSPGRDPEADATLAWFPHLKDSPAVAWQNARDGVYGGWQYGNDLVRHSLCRRVVAVNQVHEVMVDFWSNLLHIPAGEDSSFPWRMHYDTTAIRPHALGTYRALLRAAVTHPSMSGYLSNHRNTKAQINENLGRELLELYTVGRAAGYTEDDVKSSARLLTGFTVAVGKDYAAGYDPSRHHVGAVTVLGQRFENADADGRAQLNAYLDWLAGRPETAARVARRLCVRFISDDPPSSAVDAVAATYLDSGTDIGACLRTLVRHPGFRAAAFRKARTPVEDVLATQRACDIVPTGAGSGSHVDSFSWQCSWTGQAPFSWPRPDGSPEQSDTYLSPARMLRTWTAHSWMASTNSSLKQARRPLVRDLIPPVWPLPLEDLVHHQAVMMTGRRATRETVNGTATLIDKPATHVFSKSWERETDYLAWMLTLIRTAILNAPEAMLR